From Chaetodon auriga isolate fChaAug3 chromosome 10, fChaAug3.hap1, whole genome shotgun sequence, a single genomic window includes:
- the ifrd2 gene encoding interferon-related developmental regulator 2 isoform X1 → MPRSKKGKRGSSKPGSLRQEVLQLQLSAKASLKGIRNGVKGESGASDDELTSDVLSHYSSASESTSVLEEGTGGEQVDEQTAQEETEDKLKQCIDNVMDKSTKTRLAGLESLRQAFSSRLLYDFLTERRLTISDCLERSLKKGSGEEQSAAATVFALLCIQLGGGDEAEEGFKMLRPILTSILIDNSASISARQSCARALGMCCYVSAAEDGEDLIKSLALLENVFMSSYPNREGTLPAPKPGSPGLHSAALQAWSLLVTLCPASRLTVLLDFHLPKLQACLQSSDVNYRIAVGETIALLVELGRDTDEEFEVEDGESLCQCLKSLATDGNKHRAKNDRRKQRSIFREVLHYIENEDFTEEKIRFGMESVYIDSWMRRRIYDAFKEIMESGVRHHLQFNPLLRDIFGLGPPLILDATVKGNKISRFEKHLFNSAAFKARTKQRNKVRDKRADVM, encoded by the exons ATGCCACGGAGTAAAAAGGGGAAACGTGGCTCCAGCAAGCCGG GCTCTCTTCGTCAAGAGGTTCTTCAGCTACAGTTGTCGGCTAAAGCCTCGTTGAAAG gTATTAGAAATGGGGTGAAGGGAGAGTCGGGTGCCAGTGATGATGAGCTGACGTCTGATGTTCTTAGCCACTACAGCAGCGCCAGTGAAAGCACCTCAGTCCTGGAAGAGGGCACAG GAGGGGAGCAGGTGGATGAGCAGACTGCccaggaggaaacagaagacAAACTGAAGCAATGTATAGATAACGTGATGGATAAGAg cactAAGACGCGTCTCGCAGGTCTCGAGTCCTTGCGACAGGCCTTCTCATCCAGGCTGCTGTACGACTTCCTGACAGAGAGGCGCCTCACCATCAGCGACTGCCTGGAAAGGAGCCTTAAGAAAG GCAGCGGGGAggagcagtcagcagcagccacagtctTTGCCTTGCTCTGTATCCAGCTGGGGGGTGGAGACGAGGCAGAGGAGGGCTTCAAGATGCTTCGCCCCATTCTCACCTCTATTCTGATTGACAACAGCGCCAGCATATCAGCCCGCCAGAGT TGTGCCAGAGCTTTGGGGATGTGCTGTTATGTCTCTGCCGCTGAAGACGGAGAG GACTTGATCAAGTCATTGGCCCTTCTGGAGAATGTATTCATGTCTTCCTACCCCAACAGAGAGGGAACGCTGCCTGCACCCAAACCCGGCAGTCCAGGCCTCCACAGCGCCGCCCTGCAGGCCTGGTCGCTCCTGGTCACCCTCTGTCCTGCATCTAGACTGACTGTGCTGCTTGACTT TCACCTCCCCAAACTGCAGGCGTGTTTGCAGAGCAGTGACGTAAACTACAGGATAGCAGTGGGGGAGACCATCGccctgctggtggagctggGGCGAGATACAGACGAG GAATTCGAGGTGGAGGACGGTGAAagtctgtgtcagtgtctgaAGAGTTTAGCCACAGACGGCAACAAGCACCGAGCCAAGAACGACAGGCGGAAACAGCGCTCCATCTTCAGAGAGGTGCTGCATTACATCGAG aatGAGGACTTCACAGAGGAGAAGATCAGGTTCGGCATGGAGAGCGTTTACATCGACAGCTGGATGAGAAGAAGAATCTATGATGCTTTCAAAGAGATCATGGAATCCGGAGTTAGACACCACCTACAG TTCAACCCACTGCTGAGAGACATCTTTGGCCTTGGCCCGCCCCTCATCCTGGACGCTACTGTCAAAGGCAACAAGATCTCTCGATTTGAGAAG cATCTTTTCAACTCCGCTGCTTTCAAGGCGAGGACTAAACAGAGGAACAAAGTCAGGGACAAACGGGCCGACGTcatgtga
- the larp4aa gene encoding la ribonucleoprotein 4Aa isoform X2 — translation MSSDQSGELPLLQEETDPGPKTGGKDEAPLGSEGGSGGMVTSKGTGLNPNAKVWQEMPVASSEAVTNSPHWPASDISEGYSEPSSAGCKQYTVGFTALDDSSSTATAEIAVNGMDPPELGFTPAESTTGTSVDSKPEEQPISSENLRESLKKELEFYFSRENLSKDLYLMSQMDSDQFVPIWTIASMEGIKVLTTDMDLILDVLRSSPMVQVDEKGEKVRPNHKRCIIILREVPETTPVEEVEALFKNDNCPKVISVEFAHNNNWYITFQSDTDAQQAYKYLREEVKTFQGNPIMARIKAINTFFAKNGYRSMDSSLYAQQSQSQSQYSSPLYMQHVYPQQQYPVYGIVPPTWTPSPTPYFETPLAPFPNSSFVNGFGSAGHYKTGSNSLNITRPFNRNRNHVKPQVRTSEVTSASITPVPLESLTGLCSPQPPAPTAAGASTTNQVQTASDLSSAFSHLSSSSSSLDPSDDGGMAGRGRRGTTYRGTRRRREEERIARPVPLAEAKVSPPKFDLAATNFPPLPGCVVSTQGEPVLENRMSDVVRGLYRDKTEQANKEVTVSPSSGQAQVAEEAVAVSSHALTAAKSATQPLGPSAPGITRQEKRVDRAESSAPAAKVTSRTPVQTTANPPSSTQPVPSSRPQPSAASTPATPSTPAPATATTPSPAQEPRKLSYAEVCQRPPKDPPPAAPAPASSGTASGQPLRELRVNKAEEPGSSSGPGDKQEKGHDREGGWECKESRPPRERDSQGYYRSNGPRGTGGLKFRDQRRPPPARRGSPQGGYRHTGKEQNIPPVSPK, via the exons ATGAGTTCAGATCAGAGCGGAGAGCTGccgctgctgcaggaggagactgaTCCCGGACCGAAGACCGGTGGGAAGGACGAGGCTCCGCTGGGGAGCGAGGGAGGGTCAGGCGGCATG GTCACCTCTAAGGGCACCGGTTTGAACCCAAATGCCAAGGTGTGGCAGGAGATGCCTGTGGCCTCCAGCGAAGCTGTTACCAACAGTCCTCATTGGCCCGCCTCAGACATCAGTGAAG GTTATTCTGAGCCTTCGTCTGCTGGGTGCAAGCAGTACACTGTGGGATTCACGGCCCTGGAtgacagcagctccacagcaacaGCTGAGATAGCAGTAAATGGAATGGACCCTCCGGAGCTGGGATTTACTCCCGCTGAGTCCACCACAGGGACCTCAG TGGATTCCAAACCTGAAGAACAGCCAATCTCCTCCGAGAATCTACGAGAGTCTCTGAAGAAAGAGCTGGAGTTTTATTTCTCTCG AGAAAACCTCTCGAAGGATTTGTACCTGATGTCCCAGATGGACAGTGACCAGTTTGTCCCTATTTGGACTATAGCCAGCATGGAGGGCATCAAGGTCCTCACCACTGACATGGACCTCATCCTGGATGTGTTGAGAT CCTCGCCGATGGTACAAGTGGACGAGAAGGGGGAGAAAGTACGTCCAAATCACAAGCGGTGCATTATCATCCTGAGGGAGGTCCCTGAAACCACACCTGTCGAG GAAGTGGAGGCTCTGTTCAAAAATGACAACTGTCCAAAGGTGATAAGTGTCGAGTTCGCGCACAACAACAACTGGTACATCACATTCCAATCAGACACAGATGCTCAGCAG GCATACAAATACTTGAGAGAGGAAGTAAAAACATTTCAGGGAAACCCCATTATG GCCAGGATAAAGGCCATCAACACATTCTTTGCAAAGAATGGCTACCGTAGCATGGACAGCAGCCTGTACGCTCAGCAGTCCCAGAGCCAGTCCCAGTACAGCTCTCCACTCTACATGCAGCACGTCTACCCCCAGCAGCAGTACCCAGTCTACGGCATCGTACCTCCCACCTGGACGCCTTCGCCCACACCGTACTTCGAAACTCCTCTG GCACCGTTTCCCAACAGTAGCTTTGTGAATGGATTTGGCTCAGCCGGACACTACAAAACTGGCTCCAATTCTCTTAATATCACGCGCCCATTCAACAGAAACCG AAACCACGTGAAGCCCCAGGTGAGGACAAGTGAGGTGACCAGCGCGTCTATAACCCCCGTCCCCTTGGAGAGTCTGACTGGACTGTGCAGCCCGCAGCCGCCTGCTCCGACCGCTGCCGGGGCCTCCACCACTAACCAAGTCCAGACAGCCTCCGACCTGAGCTCAGCATTCTcgcatctctcctcctcttcctcgtctttGGACCCCAGTGACGACGGTGGCATGGCCGGACGTGGGAG ACGGGGCACAACCTACAGAGGAACACGGAGGAGGCGAGAAGAAGAACGGATTGCG AGGCCGGTACCGCTAGCAGAGGCAAAGGTTTCTCCACCCAAGTTTGACTTGGCTGCTACCAATTTCCCACCTCTTCCTGGCTGTGTGGTCAGTACACAGGGAGAGCCAGTGCTAGAAAACCGAATGTCAGATGTTGTACGCGGCTTGTACCGGGACAAG ACCGAACAAGCCAATAAGGAAGTCACTGTGAGTCCCAGTTCAGGCCAAGCCCAAGTTGCAGAGGAGGCTGTGGCTGTCTCAAGTCATGCCCTGACAGCGGCAAAATCTGCCACACAACCACTTGGACCCTCAGCCCCTGG AATCACTCGTCAGGAGAAGAGGGTTGACCGGGCAGAGTCCTCAGCTCCAGCTGCAAAAGTGACTTCACGCACACCCGTTCAAACTACCGCGAACCCGCCCTCCTCCACACAGCCTGTGCCTAGCTCCAGGCCTCAGccctctgctgcctccacaccAGCGACACCCAGCACGCCGGCTCCTGCTACAGCGACGACTCCCAGCCCTGCACAG GAGCCCCGTAAGCTCAGCTACGCCGAGGTGTGCCAACGGCCACCCAAGGACCCTCCCCCTGCAGCCCCTGCCCCAGCTTCCTCGGGCACCGCGTCAGGCCAGCCATTGCGCGAGCTGCGTGTGAACAAGGCCGAGGAGCCGGGCTCCAGCAGCGGTCCTGGAGACAAGCAAGAGAAAGGCCACGACAGGGAGGGTGGCTGGGAATGCAAGGAGAGCCGGCCACCACGTGAACGTGACTCTCAAGGCTACTACCGCAGCAATGGCCCCAGAGGCACCGGGGGCCTCAAATTTCGGGACCAGAGGCGCCCGCCCCCAGCCCGACGCGGCTCCCCCCAGGGAGGCTACAGGCACACTGGCAAAGAGCAGAATATCCCCCCAGTATCGCCAAAGTAA
- the larp4aa gene encoding la ribonucleoprotein 4Aa isoform X1: MSSDQSGELPLLQEETDPGPKTGGKDEAPLGSEGGSGGMVTSKGTGLNPNAKVWQEMPVASSEAVTNSPHWPASDISEGYSEPSSAGCKQYTVGFTALDDSSSTATAEIAVNGMDPPELGFTPAESTTGTSVDSKPEEQPISSENLRESLKKELEFYFSRENLSKDLYLMSQMDSDQFVPIWTIASMEGIKVLTTDMDLILDVLRSSPMVQVDEKGEKVRPNHKRCIIILREVPETTPVEEVEALFKNDNCPKVISVEFAHNNNWYITFQSDTDAQQAYKYLREEVKTFQGNPIMARIKAINTFFAKNGYRSMDSSLYAQQSQSQSQYSSPLYMQHVYPQQQYPVYGIVPPTWTPSPTPYFETPLAPFPNSSFVNGFGSAGHYKTGSNSLNITRPFNRNRVPLYSRKNVINAFRNHVKPQVRTSEVTSASITPVPLESLTGLCSPQPPAPTAAGASTTNQVQTASDLSSAFSHLSSSSSSLDPSDDGGMAGRGRRGTTYRGTRRRREEERIARPVPLAEAKVSPPKFDLAATNFPPLPGCVVSTQGEPVLENRMSDVVRGLYRDKTEQANKEVTVSPSSGQAQVAEEAVAVSSHALTAAKSATQPLGPSAPGITRQEKRVDRAESSAPAAKVTSRTPVQTTANPPSSTQPVPSSRPQPSAASTPATPSTPAPATATTPSPAQEPRKLSYAEVCQRPPKDPPPAAPAPASSGTASGQPLRELRVNKAEEPGSSSGPGDKQEKGHDREGGWECKESRPPRERDSQGYYRSNGPRGTGGLKFRDQRRPPPARRGSPQGGYRHTGKEQNIPPVSPK, encoded by the exons ATGAGTTCAGATCAGAGCGGAGAGCTGccgctgctgcaggaggagactgaTCCCGGACCGAAGACCGGTGGGAAGGACGAGGCTCCGCTGGGGAGCGAGGGAGGGTCAGGCGGCATG GTCACCTCTAAGGGCACCGGTTTGAACCCAAATGCCAAGGTGTGGCAGGAGATGCCTGTGGCCTCCAGCGAAGCTGTTACCAACAGTCCTCATTGGCCCGCCTCAGACATCAGTGAAG GTTATTCTGAGCCTTCGTCTGCTGGGTGCAAGCAGTACACTGTGGGATTCACGGCCCTGGAtgacagcagctccacagcaacaGCTGAGATAGCAGTAAATGGAATGGACCCTCCGGAGCTGGGATTTACTCCCGCTGAGTCCACCACAGGGACCTCAG TGGATTCCAAACCTGAAGAACAGCCAATCTCCTCCGAGAATCTACGAGAGTCTCTGAAGAAAGAGCTGGAGTTTTATTTCTCTCG AGAAAACCTCTCGAAGGATTTGTACCTGATGTCCCAGATGGACAGTGACCAGTTTGTCCCTATTTGGACTATAGCCAGCATGGAGGGCATCAAGGTCCTCACCACTGACATGGACCTCATCCTGGATGTGTTGAGAT CCTCGCCGATGGTACAAGTGGACGAGAAGGGGGAGAAAGTACGTCCAAATCACAAGCGGTGCATTATCATCCTGAGGGAGGTCCCTGAAACCACACCTGTCGAG GAAGTGGAGGCTCTGTTCAAAAATGACAACTGTCCAAAGGTGATAAGTGTCGAGTTCGCGCACAACAACAACTGGTACATCACATTCCAATCAGACACAGATGCTCAGCAG GCATACAAATACTTGAGAGAGGAAGTAAAAACATTTCAGGGAAACCCCATTATG GCCAGGATAAAGGCCATCAACACATTCTTTGCAAAGAATGGCTACCGTAGCATGGACAGCAGCCTGTACGCTCAGCAGTCCCAGAGCCAGTCCCAGTACAGCTCTCCACTCTACATGCAGCACGTCTACCCCCAGCAGCAGTACCCAGTCTACGGCATCGTACCTCCCACCTGGACGCCTTCGCCCACACCGTACTTCGAAACTCCTCTG GCACCGTTTCCCAACAGTAGCTTTGTGAATGGATTTGGCTCAGCCGGACACTACAAAACTGGCTCCAATTCTCTTAATATCACGCGCCCATTCAACAGAAACCG TGTCCCCCTCTATTCAAGAAAGAATGTAATAAATGCCTTCAG AAACCACGTGAAGCCCCAGGTGAGGACAAGTGAGGTGACCAGCGCGTCTATAACCCCCGTCCCCTTGGAGAGTCTGACTGGACTGTGCAGCCCGCAGCCGCCTGCTCCGACCGCTGCCGGGGCCTCCACCACTAACCAAGTCCAGACAGCCTCCGACCTGAGCTCAGCATTCTcgcatctctcctcctcttcctcgtctttGGACCCCAGTGACGACGGTGGCATGGCCGGACGTGGGAG ACGGGGCACAACCTACAGAGGAACACGGAGGAGGCGAGAAGAAGAACGGATTGCG AGGCCGGTACCGCTAGCAGAGGCAAAGGTTTCTCCACCCAAGTTTGACTTGGCTGCTACCAATTTCCCACCTCTTCCTGGCTGTGTGGTCAGTACACAGGGAGAGCCAGTGCTAGAAAACCGAATGTCAGATGTTGTACGCGGCTTGTACCGGGACAAG ACCGAACAAGCCAATAAGGAAGTCACTGTGAGTCCCAGTTCAGGCCAAGCCCAAGTTGCAGAGGAGGCTGTGGCTGTCTCAAGTCATGCCCTGACAGCGGCAAAATCTGCCACACAACCACTTGGACCCTCAGCCCCTGG AATCACTCGTCAGGAGAAGAGGGTTGACCGGGCAGAGTCCTCAGCTCCAGCTGCAAAAGTGACTTCACGCACACCCGTTCAAACTACCGCGAACCCGCCCTCCTCCACACAGCCTGTGCCTAGCTCCAGGCCTCAGccctctgctgcctccacaccAGCGACACCCAGCACGCCGGCTCCTGCTACAGCGACGACTCCCAGCCCTGCACAG GAGCCCCGTAAGCTCAGCTACGCCGAGGTGTGCCAACGGCCACCCAAGGACCCTCCCCCTGCAGCCCCTGCCCCAGCTTCCTCGGGCACCGCGTCAGGCCAGCCATTGCGCGAGCTGCGTGTGAACAAGGCCGAGGAGCCGGGCTCCAGCAGCGGTCCTGGAGACAAGCAAGAGAAAGGCCACGACAGGGAGGGTGGCTGGGAATGCAAGGAGAGCCGGCCACCACGTGAACGTGACTCTCAAGGCTACTACCGCAGCAATGGCCCCAGAGGCACCGGGGGCCTCAAATTTCGGGACCAGAGGCGCCCGCCCCCAGCCCGACGCGGCTCCCCCCAGGGAGGCTACAGGCACACTGGCAAAGAGCAGAATATCCCCCCAGTATCGCCAAAGTAA
- the ifrd2 gene encoding interferon-related developmental regulator 2 isoform X2, whose translation MPRSKKGKRGSSKPGIRNGVKGESGASDDELTSDVLSHYSSASESTSVLEEGTGGEQVDEQTAQEETEDKLKQCIDNVMDKSTKTRLAGLESLRQAFSSRLLYDFLTERRLTISDCLERSLKKGSGEEQSAAATVFALLCIQLGGGDEAEEGFKMLRPILTSILIDNSASISARQSCARALGMCCYVSAAEDGEDLIKSLALLENVFMSSYPNREGTLPAPKPGSPGLHSAALQAWSLLVTLCPASRLTVLLDFHLPKLQACLQSSDVNYRIAVGETIALLVELGRDTDEEFEVEDGESLCQCLKSLATDGNKHRAKNDRRKQRSIFREVLHYIENEDFTEEKIRFGMESVYIDSWMRRRIYDAFKEIMESGVRHHLQFNPLLRDIFGLGPPLILDATVKGNKISRFEKHLFNSAAFKARTKQRNKVRDKRADVM comes from the exons ATGCCACGGAGTAAAAAGGGGAAACGTGGCTCCAGCAAGCCGG gTATTAGAAATGGGGTGAAGGGAGAGTCGGGTGCCAGTGATGATGAGCTGACGTCTGATGTTCTTAGCCACTACAGCAGCGCCAGTGAAAGCACCTCAGTCCTGGAAGAGGGCACAG GAGGGGAGCAGGTGGATGAGCAGACTGCccaggaggaaacagaagacAAACTGAAGCAATGTATAGATAACGTGATGGATAAGAg cactAAGACGCGTCTCGCAGGTCTCGAGTCCTTGCGACAGGCCTTCTCATCCAGGCTGCTGTACGACTTCCTGACAGAGAGGCGCCTCACCATCAGCGACTGCCTGGAAAGGAGCCTTAAGAAAG GCAGCGGGGAggagcagtcagcagcagccacagtctTTGCCTTGCTCTGTATCCAGCTGGGGGGTGGAGACGAGGCAGAGGAGGGCTTCAAGATGCTTCGCCCCATTCTCACCTCTATTCTGATTGACAACAGCGCCAGCATATCAGCCCGCCAGAGT TGTGCCAGAGCTTTGGGGATGTGCTGTTATGTCTCTGCCGCTGAAGACGGAGAG GACTTGATCAAGTCATTGGCCCTTCTGGAGAATGTATTCATGTCTTCCTACCCCAACAGAGAGGGAACGCTGCCTGCACCCAAACCCGGCAGTCCAGGCCTCCACAGCGCCGCCCTGCAGGCCTGGTCGCTCCTGGTCACCCTCTGTCCTGCATCTAGACTGACTGTGCTGCTTGACTT TCACCTCCCCAAACTGCAGGCGTGTTTGCAGAGCAGTGACGTAAACTACAGGATAGCAGTGGGGGAGACCATCGccctgctggtggagctggGGCGAGATACAGACGAG GAATTCGAGGTGGAGGACGGTGAAagtctgtgtcagtgtctgaAGAGTTTAGCCACAGACGGCAACAAGCACCGAGCCAAGAACGACAGGCGGAAACAGCGCTCCATCTTCAGAGAGGTGCTGCATTACATCGAG aatGAGGACTTCACAGAGGAGAAGATCAGGTTCGGCATGGAGAGCGTTTACATCGACAGCTGGATGAGAAGAAGAATCTATGATGCTTTCAAAGAGATCATGGAATCCGGAGTTAGACACCACCTACAG TTCAACCCACTGCTGAGAGACATCTTTGGCCTTGGCCCGCCCCTCATCCTGGACGCTACTGTCAAAGGCAACAAGATCTCTCGATTTGAGAAG cATCTTTTCAACTCCGCTGCTTTCAAGGCGAGGACTAAACAGAGGAACAAAGTCAGGGACAAACGGGCCGACGTcatgtga